The following nucleotide sequence is from Echeneis naucrates chromosome 5, fEcheNa1.1, whole genome shotgun sequence.
GCCGCATCCTCAACTTCTATCAGATACTCCAGAACACGCTGAGAAACGGTGTCCATGTCTGCGTCGACACAAAAACACGTCCGGCCTGAAACAACAACCGGACAAGCTGTAGGAAAGGTCCGACTTGGTGCCGCATATAAACACTTTCCCCACACAGACTCCCCACcatatttcaacatttccttTAATAGTGTCCAAGAAAGGCTCCATAGTTTTAAGTCACTGCaaacatttgtaaatttgtctattttttttttattattatttgtactTTGTCGATGTTTAAAGAcagttttttcttctgccaAATAGTGACACTGACACGGTCTCATAAAACACCCAGATTAATCTGTTGTGTTTACAAAGGTGTAAGCAAAGCATTTAGAAACTACATCAGTAATACAActtcttgttttgatttgagtTGTGTAGTTTATGCTGTAGATGCCAGATAACATAGAAACATACAGTATGTCAGTGATCTAGATCATATTGGGAAAATGCACATGTAAAAGTGTAACtgcatttaatgaaatacattcacATTTCCCATAGTGACGTAGGAGAAGGCATTTTACCGGCCGGCCccagataagcagatgaagatggacgGAAATGTGAATTTCACATGGATTCTGTAGTGACTTGGTCCTTCTGAACTCTTGTAtattcagaaatgtaaaaaattacaCTAGTCATATCTTTTAAGGAACCTTTAATAACTTCAGTAATTATTTGCCTTTTGCTGGAGTGATGGTTCCAACATTCACAATTATAGTAAAACtgataaaattgaaaaatgttcCATAAAAACATATACATAATGAATTGAAAAAAGCTTAGTGCATTAAATCAACACTACCCAGTTAAAACTTAGAATAGAACCACATTTTTCCTTCTGCCCAGTATCTACAGGATACAGCTCTTCATCTAtacttctctccccctctttctgcTCCAATATGCACTATTTTATTACAGCTGAACTCCCAGTGAAGCTGTTCTTATTTACATGTTCCAGTTTTTGTTGTCAGACAACAGATCAAGTTTGAAATAGCGACTGAAACGTGGCTCATCAGGACATTTTAGCCAGAGGCAACCTAAAAGCTGGTGCTAGAAATCCTGATTTCATAACCAGAACATTGTTTGACAAAACCACCAAACACATCAGTTACAATACTGAGCTGTGATTTCAGATGAATCCTTCCTCGGAAAAGCCTAGAAGTTAATTCCCACAAGCTGCTGCGTGATCAGCACAAAGAGGTGTGTTTGTTGAGGAAAAGCTAGTATTGACAATTCTTTACAGACTTTTTATATAAACATCCACATGCACATAAAATTCATGTATGATATACAGTTCGTGTTAAAGCACACTGTAGAATTGGTCCCTACTATCATCTGCACGGTTCTGGATTAATAATGCAACATACGgtgaaaccaaataaatatgGAAAGACATCATGTTCTCTGGAAACGCTTTGTCCATCTGTTcgaataaaaatatatttatgcgATAGTTCATAGTCAAATTTCAATAGCCAAAATTATAGCTGTAGTGTACACAAAATGCTTCCAGAAATCAAATTGCTATTATCAAACAAATTCAACCTGTTTTGGCCTGCTTGGCCTCTTATCAGAAGAACAGCTAGATCCATTTAAATTGTCCATTATTGCAGTGACAGCAtctggttttatttctttttccttgagCTCAGCTGTTCTCCttctctcacttcctcctcttctgcacTCAGAACCACTCCTCCTTTTGTCTGAAccattttgttgtctttctacccctcctcttctcctctgctctgaccCACTCCTTTTCCGAAGCCCTCCTGTCCTCTTGTCCACGACACCCTCCCCTACTCTGAAAAAGTCTCTCTCAGCCCCAGTGCTGGAGTCGCTGGAAGAGGAGTGAGGTTTGCCGTTAACCCTTTGAACATGGTTGCGGATGTTGCCTGAGGCCTGCATCCTCCTCAGGTGGCTGATGGCCCTCACAGGGCTGCTTATTCTCTGAGCCTGGGAGACCATGCTCCTGTCTGAAGAGTGCACCCGGCTCTCACTGTAGCTCCTTCTGGGGAGTGATATGGGCCCCCTGCGCTCCAGCATGGGACTCAGTCTGGACTGACGGGTGTGGCTGAGGGTGGAGCGGCAGCATGAAGTGCTACAGGTTGAATAGCGGATGCGGTAAGAACTGCAGGCACAGGTGGAGAGCAGGTTAGAGTGGCTGGCCAGGGAGGATAGGAAGGTGAGAGGGAAGGCACGCTGACACTGCAGGATGCACTTTGGGGAGCTGAGGCGtgatgaggcagcagcaggtgatcTGTGGCAGCTGGGTGTAACATCTGACACAGCTGACGTCCCACTCTCCTCCTGGACAGTCTGGATCTGACGCCACTCCAGTTGCAGCAGCCTCTCCAGGTACCTTTCCAAAGTTCCCACTGGCCTGGGCCGAGGGGCCCCCAGGCCCTCCATGTTGTGAAAGACAGCCAGCTGACTGAGGCTCCAGGAGTTaaaagggggaggaaggaaatCTGGGAAGTCAAAGCCACCAGAGATCTGTCTTCTGGGTCTATGGTGGCGAGTGGAGCAGTCTTCAGCCTTAATGACATCTGGCCTTAGCTCAAGCTGAGGGGGAACCAGACCAGAGGGCGACACAGGAAGTCTCTCTGACTCAGACAAGTCGCTGTCACTGTCTCCTTCTCCATGGCCGCTCATACTTTCTGCCTCCATTGTAGGTGACTGGCTCACCTGTGGATGAGGGCTCAAACCAGTCTGGCAGTGGTCAAGTAAGATTGGTGTGTGCCTGCTCCCTCTGAATCTTGCATGCTTCTGATCTCTGGAGTCAGAGCGCTGAGGAGCTTTGGTTCTATTCTTTGATTCCATCCTGTCCTCTGCAGGGGGCCGTGGATGGGAGTTTAACTCTGAAGTTCTCTGAGCActagaaggagaaaagaaggatGTCTTATGTCTTAATGCTCAAGCCACAAATATGATATTTGTATAAATAGCAGTCTTACCTGTGCTGAAAGGTACTGCGTTTAGTCGATGGGTTGTGAGACTTGTGCTTCCTTTTTTGCATCAAATTCTGTGATTTCATAAAGAAACTGTTATATATCTGTAAACATTTTCAACCATTTACTTCATAGCAATTTATTAAAcagttaaaactgaaatttgatCTGGGCAAGAGATGAACTTAAAATCAGGTCAGGATTATCCtgttcaaaatatttattgCCTCACATTTGGCAGAATTAACTATTTTTATTAAGGACACTGCCTATCAACCATAAGGTTCTcctgtatatataaataaaaatagcaacCCAGAGTGAGGACATCCTGAAGATTGAAATTCACCAACAACTTATTCTGAGTGTCTGTTCTCACAGTGTAAAATTGGATATCATCCCATCTCTAGTTGGAACTAATGATTGTTTCCTTGATACAGTTTTTGTCATTCATTCTACCCATGGCTGACTAAATCCAAGCTCCCTCAGAGTGACTCCTGGATCTGCAACATCTACTTGAACTCAATCATTCGGCTCTATGCTCTTTCGCTGCCTCTGTGTTCTTTAAAGGAAAGTGGTCTGGCATTATTATCCCTGCAAACAAGACCATCTCAGTCCAGACTGCATTGGTGTGTGGTTCTCTGATGGTAGAGCCAGCTACTAAATCCTAATCAGAGCAGAGGCTTCCCTCACGCTCTTCAAGAAGCACTTGAAAAAGAATTCTTACACAATCAAATAGCACTTTACTGATGTCCCTCTATTGTACAGCTCAGTCACCTGGGATCAAAGCTTCAGCCAAATAAGTAAATGTAAGATATCTCAAAGATCTAAAAACACTCATCACAGAAGCCAGCtctaaatgttgtgttttcatttattcccCATTCAATAGTTTCGAGCTCCAAGTCAATCACCATTTCTGAAAAATCGTAGTCTCTATGTTTGGTATTTCATCTTGATGATGAATTATGTAGCTAGTTTCAATTTCTGAGGAAATGAACGAACCCGCTCATACAGTGTCAGTTCTCCCTCACACTTACTCTCTCgttgttgttttcctcagtCGGGAGCTGCCGCCTTCCCATCCTGCTGCTACACAAACACGGTC
It contains:
- the LOC115043890 gene encoding uncharacterized protein LOC115043890 isoform X2: MGSMLQERLFLRDRERRRRANSTNRPNVSSRMGRRQLPTEENNNERNLMQKRKHKSHNPSTKRSTFQHSAQRTSELNSHPRPPAEDRMESKNRTKAPQRSDSRDQKHARFRGSRHTPILLDHCQTGLSPHPQVSQSPTMEAESMSGHGEGDSDSDLSESERLPVSPSGLVPPQLELRPDVIKAEDCSTRHHRPRRQISGGFDFPDFLPPPFNSWSLSQLAVFHNMEGLGAPRPRPVGTLERYLERLLQLEWRQIQTVQEESGTSAVSDVTPSCHRSPAAASSRLSSPKCILQCQRAFPLTFLSSLASHSNLLSTCACSSYRIRYSTCSTSCCRSTLSHTRQSRLSPMLERRGPISLPRRSYSESRVHSSDRSMVSQAQRISSPVRAISHLRRMQASGNIRNHVQRVNGKPHSSSSDSSTGAERDFFRVGEGVVDKRTGGLRKRSGSEQRRRGGVERQQNGSDKRRSGSECRRGGSERRRTAELKEKEIKPDAVTAIMDNLNGSSCSSDKRPSRPKQVEFV
- the LOC115043890 gene encoding uncharacterized protein LOC115043890 isoform X1, with amino-acid sequence MGSMLQERLFLRDRERRRRANSTNRPNVSSSRMGRRQLPTEENNNERNLMQKRKHKSHNPSTKRSTFQHSAQRTSELNSHPRPPAEDRMESKNRTKAPQRSDSRDQKHARFRGSRHTPILLDHCQTGLSPHPQVSQSPTMEAESMSGHGEGDSDSDLSESERLPVSPSGLVPPQLELRPDVIKAEDCSTRHHRPRRQISGGFDFPDFLPPPFNSWSLSQLAVFHNMEGLGAPRPRPVGTLERYLERLLQLEWRQIQTVQEESGTSAVSDVTPSCHRSPAAASSRLSSPKCILQCQRAFPLTFLSSLASHSNLLSTCACSSYRIRYSTCSTSCCRSTLSHTRQSRLSPMLERRGPISLPRRSYSESRVHSSDRSMVSQAQRISSPVRAISHLRRMQASGNIRNHVQRVNGKPHSSSSDSSTGAERDFFRVGEGVVDKRTGGLRKRSGSEQRRRGGVERQQNGSDKRRSGSECRRGGSERRRTAELKEKEIKPDAVTAIMDNLNGSSCSSDKRPSRPKQVEFV